A single region of the Xenopus laevis strain J_2021 chromosome 4L, Xenopus_laevis_v10.1, whole genome shotgun sequence genome encodes:
- the pts.L gene encoding 6-pyruvoyl tetrahydrobiopterin synthase: MEPDYVNKEADSPDQSESWILSLPSGCLEQRSSLCSTDSTESSGLAAVNILNMQNCDLITSHPEPCIIQISRSLSFSASHRLHSNSLSEEENKRIFGKCNNPNGHGHNYKAIVTVRGKIDPITGMVMNLTDLKRYMEECITVPLDHKNVDKDVPYFRNVVSTVENITVFIWEELQKRLPAGLLYEVCVHETDSNSAVYRGE, from the exons ATGGAGCCTGATTATGTCAATAAGGAAGCAGATTCCCCCGACCAATCAGAATCCTGGATTCTAAGCCTGCCCTCGGGCTGCTTAGAGCAGAGGAGCAGTTTGTGTAGCACAGACAGTACAGAGAGCAGTGGTTTGGCTGCCGTCAATATTCTAAATATGCAGAACTGTGATTTAATAACGTCGCATCCAGAGCCTTGCATCATCCAGATTTCACGCAGTTTATCTTTCAGTGCAAGTCATCGTCTTCACAG CAACTCTCTGagtgaagaagaaaataaaagaatatttggAAAATGCAACAACCCAAATGGCCACGGTCACAACTACAAAG CAATTGTCACAGTCCGTGGAAAA ATTGACCCCATAACTGGAATGGTTATGAACCTTACGGATTTAAAACGGTACATGGAG GAATGCATCACAGTTCCCCTGGAccataaaaatgtggataaagaCGTGCCTTACTTCAGAAATGTTGTTAG TACTGTGGAAAACATAACTGTGTTTATTTGGGAGGAGCTGCAGAAGAGGCTTCCGGCAGGGCTGCTGTATGAGGTGTGCGTGCATGAGACAGACTCCAACAGTGCCGTGTACCGAGGGGAATAA